The Elusimicrobiota bacterium genome includes a region encoding these proteins:
- a CDS encoding peptidoglycan recognition family protein, with the protein MLSLLLGLGGARPAGAAEPPPVPKPRIVTRAQWGSKPMPIPEARRQVPVWVTLHHAGDPWKKGADPAEFVRRMQSWGQNRARLENPPRDTFWPDLPYHYLIAPDGRIFEGRPVEYEPESNTDYALKGNIGVELMGDFNLQRPSVEQLRSAARLTAWLCRKHGIDLSHVRGHQDAAPDQTDCPGRDFYRYLQDGRFKAWVLEALDGKIPDVKPGPPLPGGPADPIPGAAPQ; encoded by the coding sequence GTGCTGTCTCTGCTGCTGGGCCTGGGCGGCGCGCGCCCGGCCGGGGCCGCGGAGCCGCCGCCGGTCCCCAAGCCTCGGATCGTGACCCGCGCGCAATGGGGCTCCAAGCCCATGCCCATCCCCGAGGCCCGCAGGCAGGTCCCGGTGTGGGTGACGCTCCATCATGCCGGCGATCCGTGGAAGAAGGGGGCGGACCCGGCCGAGTTCGTGCGCAGGATGCAGAGCTGGGGCCAGAACCGCGCGCGCCTGGAGAATCCGCCGCGCGACACCTTCTGGCCCGACCTGCCCTATCATTACCTCATAGCTCCCGACGGCCGCATCTTCGAGGGGCGGCCGGTGGAGTACGAGCCGGAGAGCAACACGGACTATGCCTTGAAGGGCAACATCGGGGTGGAGCTGATGGGCGACTTCAATCTCCAGCGCCCCAGCGTCGAGCAACTGCGCTCGGCGGCCCGGCTGACCGCCTGGCTCTGCCGCAAGCACGGCATAGACCTCTCCCATGTCCGGGGCCATCAGGACGCGGCGCCGGACCAGACCGACTGCCCGGGCCGGGACTTCTACCGCTACCTGCAGGACGGCCGGTTCAAGGCCTGGGTGCTCGAAGCCCTGGACGGCAAGATCCCCGACGTCAAGCCCGGGCCGCCTCTGCCCGGGGGGCCGGCCGACCCCATCCCGGGCGCGGCGCCCCAGTGA